The Limnospira fusiformis SAG 85.79 genomic interval ATGGTAATTTACTGTTATCTGGTGAAGAACGAGCGGAACGGGAACAACAACGAGCGGAACGGGAACGACAACGAGCCGATCGCCTAGCAGCTCGTTTACAGGAATTGGGAATTGATCCTAATGAAATCATCTGAAATTATCCAATTTGGGCTTTAGTGTCATAGAAGTGGAAAAGAGAAGGAGAGGAGCGATCGCCTTGTCAGATATGCTATAGTTAAGTCAGAACTATCGGTTCTCTTGTATATGACTGCCACCGAATCTTTAACGACTCTACCGGATCATACCCAACTTCCCTGTGAAGACGGAACCTTTGTGAAAAACTTTCAAGAACACCCCCAAAGTATCCTATTAACCGATTCTATTCGTCCGGTTCTTAATCAAATACATCCAGACGGACAATATTGCATTGGTCAAGATAGTGGGATTTACTGGCGCATTACAGACCCACCCCAAAAAGGAGCGGAAGCACCGGACTGGTTTTATGTAGCGAATGTTCCCCCGACCCTCAATGGTAAACTGCGACGGTCTTATGTATTGTGGCAAGAATTAATCTGTCCCCAAATCATCATCGAATTTGTATCTGGGGATGGTTCAGAAGAACGAGATAAAACCGCTTGGAAAGGCAAGTTTTGGATTTATGAAACGGTAATAAGAACGCCGTATTATGCCATCTATGAAGTGGAAAAATCTCAGGTAGAAGTGTATCGTTTAGAGGGTAGTTTCTATGAGTTGCTAACCCCAAATAACCGCAATCATTACCCAATTCCCGAAATGGGAGTAGAGTTAGGTATCTGGTCGGGAATATATCAGAACGTGGAATTACCTTGGTTGCGTTGGTGGGATAGTGATGGTAATTTACTGTTATCTGGTGAAGAACGAGCGGAACGGGAACGACAACGAGCCGATCGCCTAGCAGCTCGTTTACAGGAATTGGGAATTGATCCGAATGAAATTATGTGAAATTATATAATTATGGCGTTAGTGCCATAGTCAAAAATCGTGTTTCCAACTATGTCCTATAGATTGTTATTTGTTTGTCTGGGAAATATTTGTCGATCGCCTTCAGCCGAGAATATTATGAATCATCTG includes:
- a CDS encoding Uma2 family endonuclease; amino-acid sequence: MTATESLTTLPDHTQLPCEDGTFVKNFQEHPQSILLTDSIRPVLNQIHPDGQYCIGQDSGIYWRITDPPQKGAEAPDWFYVANVPPTLNGKLRRSYVLWQELICPQIIIEFVSGDGSEERDKTAWKGKFWIYETVIRTPYYAIYEVEKSQVEVYRLEGSFYELLTPNNRNHYPIPEMGVELGIWSGIYQNVELPWLRWWDSDGNLLLSGEERAERERQRADRLAARLQELGIDPNEIM